One Pyrus communis chromosome 4, drPyrComm1.1, whole genome shotgun sequence genomic region harbors:
- the LOC137731384 gene encoding uncharacterized protein At1g76660-like isoform X2: MGSEQNRFPQQERRKRWGGCWGAFSCFPSQKGGKRIVPATRIPEGNASANQPNGPQTVGLANQTTSLAPSLLAPPSSPASFTNSALPSTAQSPSCFLSANSPGGPSSTMYATGPYANETQLVSPPVFSTFTTEPSTAPLTPPPELAHLTTPSSPDVPYAHFLSSSVDLKSTEKTNYIAANDLHSTYSLYPGSPANSLRSPILRASNNCSSSSFPERDFPSHWDPSASPQNGTYPRRGSARMFGHDPVGASVSSQDSNFFCPATFAQFYLDNPPFPLVAGRLSVSKDSDVYTTGGNGSQSRHSRSPKQDVEEIEAYRASFGFSADEIITTTQYVEISDVMEDSFTMTPFPSHKLPSEESMEPTSVNEGLKGHKTKTNLQSQDSLKSEPDLDDGGHCDLAISCTGSEDHKSWRQSSDVSRSGTRGIRIVADEEDIFSKMGSSKLSRKYQMGQSSSDAEIDYRRGRSLRERK; encoded by the exons ATGGGCTCCGAGCAGAATAGATTCCCTCAGCAGGAGCGG AGAAAGAGATGGGGAGGATGTTGGGGTGCATTCTCTTGCTTTCCCTCACAAAAAGGAGGAAAGCGCATAGTGCCTGCAACTCGCATTCCTGAAGGCAATGCATCAGCAAATCAGCCAAATGGACCCCAAACAGTTGGGCTTGCCAACCAAACAACGTCGCTAGCTCCTTCTCTTCTAGCTCCGCCTTCTTCTCCAGCATCATTTACAAATTCAGCCCTTCCTTCAACAGCGCAGTCTCCTAGTTGTTTCTTGTCTGCCAACTCACCTGGAGGTCCTTCATCCACCATGTATGCCACCGGGCCATATGCCAACGAAACACAACTTGTCTCTCCTCCTGTTTTCTCAACCTTCACAACTGAGCCGTCCACAGCCCCTCTCACTCCCCCACCAGAGTTGGCTCACTTAACTACTCCATCTTCCCCAGATGTACCGTATGCTCATTTCCTCTCATCTTCAGTAGACCTTAAAAGTACTGAGAAGACCAATTACATTGCTGCAAATGATCTTCATTCAACATATTCCCTCTATCCTGGAAGTCCTGCTAATAGTCTCAGATCACCAATTTTAAGGGCATCAAACAATTGCTCATCGTCATCTTTTCCTGAGCGTGATTTCCCCTCACATTGGGATCCATCAGCTTCTCCCCAAAATGGCACCTATCCAAGGCGTGGTTCTGCAAGGATGTTTGGACATGACCCAGTTGGAGCCTCTGTGTCATCTCAAGACTCAAATTTCTTTTGTCCTGCTACATTTGCACAGTTTTATCTGGATAATCCACCATTTCCTCTTGTTGCTGGAAGGTTAAGTGTGTCCAAGGATTCAGATGTTTACACTACTGGTGGGAATGGAAGTCAGAGCAGACACAGTAGAAGCCCCAAGCAAGATGTGGAAGAAATAGAAGCGTATAGAGCATCCTTTGGGTTTAGTGCTGATGAAATTATCACCACAACACAATATGTGGAGATTTCTGATGTAATGGAGGACTCGTTTACCATGACACCTTTCCCCTCGCATAAATTGCCTTCCGAAGAAAGTATGGAACCGACATCTGTCAATGAAGGACTAAAAGGACATAAGACAAAAACAAACTTGCAGAGTCAGGATAGTCTTAAATCAGAACCAGATCTTGATGACGGTGGACATTGTGACTTGGCCATATCGTGTACTGGATCCGAAG ATCACAAATCATGGAGGCAGTCTAGTGACGTCTCTCGATCAGGTACACGTGGAATTCGTATTGTGGCCGATGAAGAGGACATTTTTTCAAAGATGGGGTCGTCTAAATTGAGCAGAAAGTATCAGATGGGTCAATCTAGCTCAGATGCAGAAATTGATTATAGAAGGGGGAGAAGCTTACGGGAGAGAAAATGA
- the LOC137731384 gene encoding uncharacterized protein At1g76660-like isoform X1 — MVSEFALRSISNLTDNAHLYRQRKRWGGCWGAFSCFPSQKGGKRIVPATRIPEGNASANQPNGPQTVGLANQTTSLAPSLLAPPSSPASFTNSALPSTAQSPSCFLSANSPGGPSSTMYATGPYANETQLVSPPVFSTFTTEPSTAPLTPPPELAHLTTPSSPDVPYAHFLSSSVDLKSTEKTNYIAANDLHSTYSLYPGSPANSLRSPILRASNNCSSSSFPERDFPSHWDPSASPQNGTYPRRGSARMFGHDPVGASVSSQDSNFFCPATFAQFYLDNPPFPLVAGRLSVSKDSDVYTTGGNGSQSRHSRSPKQDVEEIEAYRASFGFSADEIITTTQYVEISDVMEDSFTMTPFPSHKLPSEESMEPTSVNEGLKGHKTKTNLQSQDSLKSEPDLDDGGHCDLAISCTGSEDHKSWRQSSDVSRSGTRGIRIVADEEDIFSKMGSSKLSRKYQMGQSSSDAEIDYRRGRSLRERK; from the exons ATGGTTTCTGAGTTTGCTTTGAGATCAATTTCCAATCTAACCGATAATGCCCATTTGTATCGACAGAGAAAGAGATGGGGAGGATGTTGGGGTGCATTCTCTTGCTTTCCCTCACAAAAAGGAGGAAAGCGCATAGTGCCTGCAACTCGCATTCCTGAAGGCAATGCATCAGCAAATCAGCCAAATGGACCCCAAACAGTTGGGCTTGCCAACCAAACAACGTCGCTAGCTCCTTCTCTTCTAGCTCCGCCTTCTTCTCCAGCATCATTTACAAATTCAGCCCTTCCTTCAACAGCGCAGTCTCCTAGTTGTTTCTTGTCTGCCAACTCACCTGGAGGTCCTTCATCCACCATGTATGCCACCGGGCCATATGCCAACGAAACACAACTTGTCTCTCCTCCTGTTTTCTCAACCTTCACAACTGAGCCGTCCACAGCCCCTCTCACTCCCCCACCAGAGTTGGCTCACTTAACTACTCCATCTTCCCCAGATGTACCGTATGCTCATTTCCTCTCATCTTCAGTAGACCTTAAAAGTACTGAGAAGACCAATTACATTGCTGCAAATGATCTTCATTCAACATATTCCCTCTATCCTGGAAGTCCTGCTAATAGTCTCAGATCACCAATTTTAAGGGCATCAAACAATTGCTCATCGTCATCTTTTCCTGAGCGTGATTTCCCCTCACATTGGGATCCATCAGCTTCTCCCCAAAATGGCACCTATCCAAGGCGTGGTTCTGCAAGGATGTTTGGACATGACCCAGTTGGAGCCTCTGTGTCATCTCAAGACTCAAATTTCTTTTGTCCTGCTACATTTGCACAGTTTTATCTGGATAATCCACCATTTCCTCTTGTTGCTGGAAGGTTAAGTGTGTCCAAGGATTCAGATGTTTACACTACTGGTGGGAATGGAAGTCAGAGCAGACACAGTAGAAGCCCCAAGCAAGATGTGGAAGAAATAGAAGCGTATAGAGCATCCTTTGGGTTTAGTGCTGATGAAATTATCACCACAACACAATATGTGGAGATTTCTGATGTAATGGAGGACTCGTTTACCATGACACCTTTCCCCTCGCATAAATTGCCTTCCGAAGAAAGTATGGAACCGACATCTGTCAATGAAGGACTAAAAGGACATAAGACAAAAACAAACTTGCAGAGTCAGGATAGTCTTAAATCAGAACCAGATCTTGATGACGGTGGACATTGTGACTTGGCCATATCGTGTACTGGATCCGAAG ATCACAAATCATGGAGGCAGTCTAGTGACGTCTCTCGATCAGGTACACGTGGAATTCGTATTGTGGCCGATGAAGAGGACATTTTTTCAAAGATGGGGTCGTCTAAATTGAGCAGAAAGTATCAGATGGGTCAATCTAGCTCAGATGCAGAAATTGATTATAGAAGGGGGAGAAGCTTACGGGAGAGAAAATGA